DNA sequence from the Desulfosporosinus sp. Sb-LF genome:
TTTGGGGATTCTAGTACAGCCAGCCAAAGGGGAAAAATGTGAGCGTTGCTGGATGTTTCACGAGGAAGTTGGAAAGAATTTAGAGCATCCCACGATCTGTCCGCGTTGTAGTACTGTAGTTAGGTAAGTTTAAGGATTGTCTGATACCAATACGGAAATTCCATTAGTTTTCGTCAGATCATTGAAGCCTTCATTGCTTATACGCCCATTAGTGATTAGCTTTTGTAATAATCTTGGAAAATTTAGAAGAAGAAGTTACTAGACTAATTAAGGGAAAAGGCATATTATATTGAATAATAGCTAAATAATTAATATCGGATGATTCTAGTGGGAGAGAGCTGGGAGAACCAGTCGCCGAAGGAGAAAATCCCTTGAAATCGCTTTTCAGGGGGGGAAACTCTCAGGCAAACGTACTGCTAGATGACGATACTCTGGAGAGTTTCTCTTTATAGAGAACACCAAAGGGGAAGCCGGAGACGGCGAATCTCTCAGGTTCAAGGACAGAGGAAGTGCGATAATGCACCTCCTCTGTCCTTTTTTAGTGTATTAAGATGACAGCTGACTCATTGTGAAAGCCCTATGGGAGTTTTTAGTTGCCAACTATTACTTACTGAGTACTAACCAGGTGACAAAGTTGAGGAGGTTATAACAAAATGATTGAAACGAAACGAACTCCTCTTTATGAGGAACATCTGGCAGCAAAGGCCAAACTAATCGACTTTGGTGGATGGGAGATGCCTGTCCAATATGTTGGCGTTATTGATGAACACCATGCGGTTCGTACAAAAGCAGGGCTTTTCGATGTTTCACATATGGGAGAGGTCGATGTTCGCGGTAAAGAAGCACTGGCTTATGTACAAAAGTTGATTACCAATGATGTAAGTAAGCTCCAAGATGGCAAAATTCTCTATTCTCCTATGTGCTATCCAAACGGCGGAATCGTCGATGATTTACTTGTTTATTGTTATAATCGAGAACATTTCTTTATCGTCGTTAATGCTTCTAACACAGATAAGGATTACGAATGGATGGTGGAGCAAACTAAAGAATACGACGTGGTTGTTGAAAACGTTTCCGATCAGTATGCCCAACTTGCTTTACAAGGGCCTTTAGCTGAAACTATTTTGCAACGTATTACAAACGTCAATTTGGCACAAATTAAATACTATGGGTTTACACATGGAGATGTTAATGGTGTGCCATGCTTGATTTCACGCACCGGTTATACTGGCGAGGATGGATTTGAAATCTATGTTTCTCCCGAATTGGGAAGAGGATTATGGCAGAAGATTCTAGAAATTGGTGCTCCGGAAGGTGTGCAGCCGATTGGCTTGGGAGCCCGTGACACATTGCGTTTTGAAGCTCGTCTTCCTCTGTATGGCAATGAGTTAGGAGCGGAAATCTCTCCGTTGGAAGCAGGGCTTGGTGTCTTTGTTAAATTAGATAAAGCGGATTTTATCGGAAGGGACGCACTTCTAGCCCAAAAGGAACAAGGGGTATCTCGTAAGTTGGTAGGTCTTGAAATGATCGGTCGAGGAATTGCCCGCTCCCATTACCCACTTCAAAAAAACGGTGAAGAAATCGGATTTGTTACTTCAGGCTCTTTTTCGCCAACCCTTAACAAAAACATTGCTTTGGGCCTCGTCCACTCGGATTTAGCGGTTCAGGGCGAGATTTTAGACGTCATGATTCGTGGGAAAGCCGTGCAAGCCAAGATTATTCCCTCTTTGTTTTATAAACGAGGGTAAAAACGGAAAATGACTGTTATGCATTAAAAACTAGGTAAAAATAAAAATTTTAGGAGGATGATTTTAATGAATCCAGTAGAATTGAGCTATAGCAAAGACCATGAATATGCGAAAGTAGAAGGAAACGTCGTTGAGTTTGGGATTACAGATCACGCACAGGAAAGTCTTGGGGATGTTGTATTTGTCGAGCTTCCTGATGTTGGCGCGACGGTGACTGCCGGGAAGTCCTATGGAACGGTGGAATCGGTGAAAGCAGTTTCTGATATCTTGGCTTCTGTCAGTGGAAAAGTGGTTGAAGTCAATACTCTTGTCTTGGATACACCCGAATTGCTAAACAGTGATCCCTACGGTGAAGGCTGGTTAATTAAGGTCGAAGCTGAGGATTTGTCTCCTCTCAAAAGTATGATGACGGCTGAAGAATACGAAGCATTTTTAGCAGAGGAGGAACATTAGAATGAATTTCGTACCGAATACGGACAGCCAACAGGCACGGCTCTTAGCCCGTATCGGGGTTAAGTCGGTGGAAGATCTTTTTGTCGATATTCCGAAAGAAATTCGTTTAAGACGCCCTCTTGCTATTCACGGAGGAATGTCTGAGCAGGAATTAGTTAAGCATGTCAAGAAATTGGCGAATCAAAATACGACGGTCGAGGACTTCAGTTCTTATCTTGGTGCAGGAGCTTATGAGCATTATATTCCAAGTTTTGTGGATCAATTGTTGCTTCGCTCCGAGTTTTACACTGCTTATACACCCTACCAACCAGAAATTAGTCAGGGGACGCTTCAAGCCATTTATGAATATCAAACCTTAGTTTGTGAATTGACAGGGATGGATGTGGCTAATGCCTCTATGTATGATGGGGCATCCGCTTTGGCAGAAGCTGCTCTCATGACCTGCGATGCGACACGACGGGATAAGGTACTTGTGTTACAAACTGTGCATCCGGAATATCGCGATGTTCTAAAGACCTACTTGCCGCCACGGGGTGTAGAACTTGTGGAAATTCCCTTTAAGGATGGTGTAATGGATCGATCCGTTCTTGAGGCGGCGCTTCAAGAGGATATTGCAGGTGTCCTCGTTCAAAATCCCAACTTTTTTGGACGGATTGAAATGGCGGAAGAAATCGTTGAGCTTGCTCATGCCAAAGGAGCTCTTGTGGTTATGACAGTAAATCCCGTTTCTTTGGGGTTACTGAAGTCCCCAGGAGAATGTGGTGCTGATATTGTAGTTGGTGAAGGGCAACCCTTTGGTAATTCCCTTAATTTCGGAGGACCTTATTTAGGGTTTCTTGCAGTACGAGACAAATTTGTCCGACGGATGCCAGGACGGATTGTTGGGGCAACCATGGACAAAAGTGGGAAAAAAGGCTATGTTTTAACTCTTCAGGCCCGCGAACAGCATATTCGACGTGAAAAGGCCACGTCCAATATCTGCTCCAATGAAGCGCTTTGTGCGTTAGCTTTCACGATGCATCTGAGTGCACTCGGAAAAACAGGGGTTAAAGAATTGGCGTACCTGAATTTGCAAAACGCTCACTATGCTGCACAGGAGATTGCCAAACTTCCAGGGATGAAGTTGGCCTTCACAGGGCCGTTCTTCCATGAATTTGTAGTTGAGACGAAGATCGAACCGGCTAAAGTTAATGCTGCACTACTTAAAAATCGGATTATCGGAGGACTCGATCTTGCTCGTTTCTACCCAGAGTTCGATCATCATCTCCTCTTTTGTGTAACTGAAACGAAATGTAAAGCAGATATCGACAGGCTTGTAGGCAGATTGGGGGAGATCCAATGAAAGCATTAGAACCACTTATTTTCGAACTCAGCGCCAATGGACGAAGTGCAGTTAGCTTACCCTCGTGTGATGTACCGGAAGTTTCACTGGATACGATGATCCCAGCTAATATGTTACGCGAGCAGGAACCAAATCTCCCAGAACTTTCGGAAGTGGATGTGGTTCGTCACTTTACACATCTTTCTACTTTCAATTACGGTGTGGACACCGGGTTTTATCCACTAGGCTCTTGTACAATGAAATACAATCCTAAGGTTAATGAAATGTTAGCACGTCTCTCTGGCTTTACTACCCTCCACCCTTACCAACCTGAAGCTTTGACTCAAGGGGCTTTGCAACTCATGGCAGAACTTCAGGAAGATCTCTGTGAATTAGCGGGAATGGATGCCTTTACTCTTCAACCGGCTGCGGGTGCTCACGGGGAAATGACTGGTATGCTGATTATTAAGGGCTATCATGATCATCGTGGTGATAAAAAGCGTAAAAAAGTAATTGTCCCTGATTCAGCTCATGGGACGAATCCTGCGACCGCGGCAATGGCTGGATATGAAATCATTCAGGTTCCATCGAATGATCGCGGTGGGGTTGATCTTGAGGCCTTGAAAAAGGTCGTTAACGACGAAGTAGCTGCATTAATGCTGACGAATCCCAACACAGTGGGCCTCTTTGATGAAAATATCTTAGAGATCACAAAGCTGGTTCATGACGTGGGAGGGTTATTGTACTACGATGGGGCAAATACCAATGCGATTATGGGTCTTGCGCGCCCGGGAGATATGGGTTTTGACGTTGTACATCTCAACTTGCACAAAACATTCGCTACGCCTCACGGGGGTGGCGGACCTGGAGCTGGACCAGTGGGGGTTAAGAAATTCTTGGCGCCTTTCCTGCCAAAGCCTATGGTTGTTCGTTGTGAAGATGGAACCTTTATACTTGAGGAAAATTTGCCACTATCGATTGGCAGGGTACGCTCGTTTTATGCAAACTTCTCTGTGCTTGTAAAGGCCTATGCCTATATACGTAGCCTAGGTGGGGCAGGATTGAAGGCGGCATCGGAAAACGCGGTGTTAAATGCTAATTATTTAATGAGTCTTCTTAAAGACCATTATTTTCTGCCGTTTGAACGTGTTTGTCAACACGAATTTGTTATTACACCGAAATACCTAAAATCCACTGGGGTGCATACTTTAGATATTGCCAAGCGTTTGTTGGACTATGGTTATCATCCACCGACCATTTATTTCCCGATGATCGTTGAAGAAGCCATGATGATCGAGCCAACGGAAACAGAAAGCATCGAAACTCTGGATGAATTTGCAAAGGTACTTATCCAGATTGCAGAGGAAGCTCGAAGTAATTCGGATCTTGTTAAGAATGCACCCTATACCACATTAGTGACGCGGTTAGATGAGGTGGGTGCGGTACGAAAGCCGAACTTGCGTTGGAGGAAGGAACTCTAATAGTTATTGATAGAAATTCACTATCTTCATCTGCATAAATTTATGAGCTAATTGCTATTTTATATTAATGATGCGCTGATAAAGCAGCGCCTTGTTGAAGACTATAGAATTGTTTAATAAAAGGGATACATTAATTCATAGTATTTGTGAATTAATGTATCCTTAATTTTTTAACTGTTGTGGTTTTTATTGCTGTAGGGCTCTTTAGATCCTTGAAATAATATTTTAAATATTTGTAATAGGTAAAGGTAATGCCAAGTATGAATTTGGAAAAAATTAGATGTCGTTTTAAGGCGAAATAGAGTATACTAAGAGAAATAGAAATTTTTTCAGTTATGTTTCGGTAGGCTTAGTTCGAACAAGGAGGTTGAAGAAATTATGGCAAGTTTTAAAGTTCCCGTAGGTATTTCTAATCGACACATTCACTTGTCCCAAGAACATATTGAAGCTCTTTTTGGGCAAGGACACTCTTTAACTAAAACAAAAGATCTGAGCCAACCCGGCCAGTTTGCCTGTGAAGAGACGGTAACCCTAATTGGGCCAAAGGGCACTATGTCTGGGGTTCGAGTTTTAGGACCGGCTAGGAAAGCTTCACAGGTGGAGCTTTCAGCAACAGATACCTTTAAGATAGGGGTAAGACCACCAGTACGGGATTCTGGAATGCTCGAAGGAACTCCAGGTATTGATGTCCAAGGGCCTTTGGGCCAGGTTCATCTTGATCAAGGCGTAATTATTGCAGCCCGTCATATTCATATGACCCCTAGTGAAGGGACGAAATTTTCTTTGAAAGACGGAGATCATGTCCGTGTTGCGGTTCCTGGTAGCCGAGGTGGGGTTTTTGAGCATGTGCTCGTTCGTATAGGCCCCAATTATGCTTTGGATTTACATGTGGATACTGACGAAGGCAATGCACTCAGCCTGTCCAATGGGCAAGAACTAGATGTTTTGTGCGATTAGGTTTAGGAAACTTTACGATATAAAATTCATAAGAGCGTTAAAGCAACATCTTAGAAAACCAGGAATATTTATTCCTGGTTTTCTGTTTTTGTACCAAACAGAGCTTGATTTTGGGTTGAAAAAGTATAACTAAGGCATCGCCTTCGCAAAGGTTTGACGCTAACCAAGGTTTTCTTATTTCATTAGGCTTAATTTGTGCCTAAACTGCTTTTCAGGGCTTGTTGAAGTTTGTAGAGTTCTGTGTAAATTTCAAAGACGTGGGAACACTAAATTTGGTGGTTTAACGTGAGGTGAATAAAAAAGATGGACGTTTCCAACGATAAGAATAAATCGCCAATATCACGTTTGTCATGTAAAGAAGATGCCGGTCTCTTGAACATGCAAGAGTGGGTCGACGTGAGGCACCAAGTCACATTATTGGCAGAGACTCTAGAAAAAATGAGATTGGCGGAATATATTGCGTATCTGAATCGTCCAGGACGCATGCTCTGGTTTAATTTCGTCGTCGGCCTTTTGCGGGGATTGGGTACTGCGCTGGGAGCGGGACTTCTCGCAGGGGTTGCCTATTTTCTATTGAAACGTATTGTCGTGCTTAATTTGCCGGTTATTGGCGGGCTTATTGCTGAACTGAGTAAGTACGTTCATCAGCCTTAGGATAAATGTGAGGATGACAGGTCCTAATGTGAAGCACCAATAATGAGTAAGATAATGAGAGAATCTTAGCTTTGTGAGGGAGGTTTATTTATGGAAGAAAAGACGAGGTACACGAAACTGATCGATACACTTCATGAAGAGAAACAAGATTCAATGGAAACCGCCACAGAACTAATTAATGGAGATATGAGAGAGTCATTGGGCGAATTGTCGGTTATAGACAATCACCCTGCTGATATTGGCACAGAGGTTTATCAAAGGTCTCAAGATGTCGCAGAACACGACCGCTTGATACACAGAGTCGAAGCGATTGACGCTGCTTTAGAACGCTTTAAAAAGGGTGAGTATGGAATTTGTGAACATTGTGGCGGCGAGATACCGTACGATCGACTAGAGATCTTACCTCATACGACGGTATGTGCTGAATGTAGTCGCGAAGAGGAGAAGGAAGAGCAACACTCCTTTCACCGTGATCCCGTTGAGAACGAAATCTTGAATCGTCCTTTTTCGCGGACCTTTAACGATGGCACAGACCGCGTAGAGTTTGATGGAGAAGATTCTTGGCAGGCAGTGGCCCGTTATGGTACCTCGGATTCTGGCCAGGATTTGGGGACCAATCGAGATGTCGCGGATCCAAATGACGGATATGAAGATGCGGATGAGGTTATTGGGGCGGTCCAATATATTGAAACGATTGAAACTGAACGGGAACCGGAAGGGCGGGGTAATACGATTCACTATAGTAAGGAGCATGGAAGGACGCATTAAGAGGAGAGAAACGAATAGTTTGCCCTGGTTCGTGCCCTGTGTTAAGATGGGGAAAAGAGCGGGGGGGTTAGTCGGTTGTTGGTTTGGCTTGCTATGATCGGGGTATGGATAATTGATCGTTTATTTAAGGTTTTGGTGCAATCAAATTTTATTCCAGGTGAGACGCTGAAAGTCATTCCTAAAGTATTTCATCTGACGTATGTCTTAAATCCAGGCGCGGCGTTTGGCTTGATGGCCGGTCGGACCTGGATTTTTGTTGTTACTGCGCTTTTAGTTGTGGGCGGGGTGATTTATGGGCAGTTTCGTATTTCGCACGGTGAAGTGCTCACCCGCCTGTCCTTGGGTATGATCGGAGGAGGGGCATTAGGAAACCTGTATGATAGACTCGTTATTGGGCGTGTGGTAGATTATTTGGATTTCCAGATTTGGCCGTTTGTCTTTAATTTTGCGGATAGTATGATTGTTATAGGGGTAGGATTGCTTGTTTTTTGCTTATATCAGCAAGAGAGGGCTCAACAAGCTAAGGTTGAATCTATATCTCAGAATGAGAAATAGGAGTATAAACAAGGCTACTTATAGCAACTAATAGAGTTATTTAATGATTACGAGAAGGTTCATATTTAGTGTTGCGTTATCGCGATATATAAGAATTTGCGGGGTTAGAGAATGGAAAAAATGATAAGTGAAGTTGTGCTGGAGGATTTTGAATTGGACGAACAAGTTTCTGACGAGGAAAACTTGTTTGGAGGTATTGACTTATCGGTCGAAAAGGATACGTTTGAACTTCCCCAAGGAATTCGCTTAGACGTTGGGCTGACGGATGTTTTGGGCAAGAGTCGGTCTTTCGTTCAAGGACTCATAGAGCAAGAATGTGTAACAGTTAATGGCTTAGTTAAAAAAGCGAATTACAAGGTGCGCCAGGGTGATAAGATTGAGGTCGAGTTTCCTACCCCACGTGAATCTACAGCCGAACCTGAAAATATCCCGATTGAAATCCTTTATGAGGATGAGGATGTTTTGGTTGTGAATAAGCCCCAGGGGATGGTTGTTCATCCGGCTCCGGGCGCATGGACGGGAACCTTGGTTAATGCATTGTTATATCACTGTCAGAATCTTTCTGGCATTAATGGGGTATTACGTCCGGGAATTGTACATCGTATTGACAAAGATACGTCAGGGATTTTGGTGGTGGCTAAGAATGATATCGCTCATCAAGGGCTCGCAGCTCAACTTAAAGCACATACTATGGATCGGA
Encoded proteins:
- the gcvPA gene encoding aminomethyl-transferring glycine dehydrogenase subunit GcvPA; the encoded protein is MNFVPNTDSQQARLLARIGVKSVEDLFVDIPKEIRLRRPLAIHGGMSEQELVKHVKKLANQNTTVEDFSSYLGAGAYEHYIPSFVDQLLLRSEFYTAYTPYQPEISQGTLQAIYEYQTLVCELTGMDVANASMYDGASALAEAALMTCDATRRDKVLVLQTVHPEYRDVLKTYLPPRGVELVEIPFKDGVMDRSVLEAALQEDIAGVLVQNPNFFGRIEMAEEIVELAHAKGALVVMTVNPVSLGLLKSPGECGADIVVGEGQPFGNSLNFGGPYLGFLAVRDKFVRRMPGRIVGATMDKSGKKGYVLTLQAREQHIRREKATSNICSNEALCALAFTMHLSALGKTGVKELAYLNLQNAHYAAQEIAKLPGMKLAFTGPFFHEFVVETKIEPAKVNAALLKNRIIGGLDLARFYPEFDHHLLFCVTETKCKADIDRLVGRLGEIQ
- the gcvH gene encoding glycine cleavage system protein GcvH — encoded protein: MNPVELSYSKDHEYAKVEGNVVEFGITDHAQESLGDVVFVELPDVGATVTAGKSYGTVESVKAVSDILASVSGKVVEVNTLVLDTPELLNSDPYGEGWLIKVEAEDLSPLKSMMTAEEYEAFLAEEEH
- the lspA gene encoding signal peptidase II, which gives rise to MLVWLAMIGVWIIDRLFKVLVQSNFIPGETLKVIPKVFHLTYVLNPGAAFGLMAGRTWIFVVTALLVVGGVIYGQFRISHGEVLTRLSLGMIGGGALGNLYDRLVIGRVVDYLDFQIWPFVFNFADSMIVIGVGLLVFCLYQQERAQQAKVESISQNEK
- a CDS encoding TraR/DksA C4-type zinc finger protein, whose translation is MEEKTRYTKLIDTLHEEKQDSMETATELINGDMRESLGELSVIDNHPADIGTEVYQRSQDVAEHDRLIHRVEAIDAALERFKKGEYGICEHCGGEIPYDRLEILPHTTVCAECSREEEKEEQHSFHRDPVENEILNRPFSRTFNDGTDRVEFDGEDSWQAVARYGTSDSGQDLGTNRDVADPNDGYEDADEVIGAVQYIETIETEREPEGRGNTIHYSKEHGRTH
- a CDS encoding DUF5665 domain-containing protein encodes the protein MDVSNDKNKSPISRLSCKEDAGLLNMQEWVDVRHQVTLLAETLEKMRLAEYIAYLNRPGRMLWFNFVVGLLRGLGTALGAGLLAGVAYFLLKRIVVLNLPVIGGLIAELSKYVHQP
- the gcvPB gene encoding aminomethyl-transferring glycine dehydrogenase subunit GcvPB, which produces MKALEPLIFELSANGRSAVSLPSCDVPEVSLDTMIPANMLREQEPNLPELSEVDVVRHFTHLSTFNYGVDTGFYPLGSCTMKYNPKVNEMLARLSGFTTLHPYQPEALTQGALQLMAELQEDLCELAGMDAFTLQPAAGAHGEMTGMLIIKGYHDHRGDKKRKKVIVPDSAHGTNPATAAMAGYEIIQVPSNDRGGVDLEALKKVVNDEVAALMLTNPNTVGLFDENILEITKLVHDVGGLLYYDGANTNAIMGLARPGDMGFDVVHLNLHKTFATPHGGGGPGAGPVGVKKFLAPFLPKPMVVRCEDGTFILEENLPLSIGRVRSFYANFSVLVKAYAYIRSLGGAGLKAASENAVLNANYLMSLLKDHYFLPFERVCQHEFVITPKYLKSTGVHTLDIAKRLLDYGYHPPTIYFPMIVEEAMMIEPTETESIETLDEFAKVLIQIAEEARSNSDLVKNAPYTTLVTRLDEVGAVRKPNLRWRKEL
- the gcvT gene encoding glycine cleavage system aminomethyltransferase GcvT encodes the protein MIETKRTPLYEEHLAAKAKLIDFGGWEMPVQYVGVIDEHHAVRTKAGLFDVSHMGEVDVRGKEALAYVQKLITNDVSKLQDGKILYSPMCYPNGGIVDDLLVYCYNREHFFIVVNASNTDKDYEWMVEQTKEYDVVVENVSDQYAQLALQGPLAETILQRITNVNLAQIKYYGFTHGDVNGVPCLISRTGYTGEDGFEIYVSPELGRGLWQKILEIGAPEGVQPIGLGARDTLRFEARLPLYGNELGAEISPLEAGLGVFVKLDKADFIGRDALLAQKEQGVSRKLVGLEMIGRGIARSHYPLQKNGEEIGFVTSGSFSPTLNKNIALGLVHSDLAVQGEILDVMIRGKAVQAKIIPSLFYKRG
- a CDS encoding RluA family pseudouridine synthase; its protein translation is MEKMISEVVLEDFELDEQVSDEENLFGGIDLSVEKDTFELPQGIRLDVGLTDVLGKSRSFVQGLIEQECVTVNGLVKKANYKVRQGDKIEVEFPTPRESTAEPENIPIEILYEDEDVLVVNKPQGMVVHPAPGAWTGTLVNALLYHCQNLSGINGVLRPGIVHRIDKDTSGILVVAKNDIAHQGLAAQLKAHTMDRKYLALVHGVVLEPSGTVDAPIGRDPADRKRMAVVMHHSKLAVSHYTVLERFSESTYVEVRLETGRTHQIRVHMRYIKHPVLGDPVYGPKKNQFGVQGQMLHAAHLGFEHPRSGLWMKFEAPVPKKFAKLMEKLRKEVS
- a CDS encoding phosphate propanoyltransferase, whose product is MASFKVPVGISNRHIHLSQEHIEALFGQGHSLTKTKDLSQPGQFACEETVTLIGPKGTMSGVRVLGPARKASQVELSATDTFKIGVRPPVRDSGMLEGTPGIDVQGPLGQVHLDQGVIIAARHIHMTPSEGTKFSLKDGDHVRVAVPGSRGGVFEHVLVRIGPNYALDLHVDTDEGNALSLSNGQELDVLCD